Part of the Candidatus Binataceae bacterium genome, GCCGTCCTGAATCCGCAGGTTTTCTTTCCCAAGTTCTGGTGGTTTGAGTAAAAGGACTTCCAGCTTGAGCCTTTTTCAATGTGCGTACCCTGAATCTCGGGTTCCGGTTTCCGGTGTGATCTTCGTCCCTTCCGAGTGGCGGCTGGCGGTTGTTCCGGCACACGATCGTACCGTCAGACCCTCTCAGCTCGAGGGGGTGCGCGCGTCCTCTGTCGGGGTATAAGGTCGGCGTGTTCGCGGTTAAATACGCATATTCCTAACCGCGAGTACTTCATCTGCGGGAGTCCGATCCCCAGTGCAGCTGATACGCCGCGGCGCTTTAAGAATCCGGGTTTGGAACCCCAGCGCCTCGTACAGCTCTACCACCCGTTCGGTCGCCTGATTCGAAATCACCACGGGCCCACGATGCTTCATCAGCCAGCGCGCGAGCCGCACCTGCTCGTCCCAACGAAAGTCCTGTTGGGAGTACCGCGTGAATTGGACATCGTAGGGAGGATCGGCGTAGACGAAATCACCATCGAGGAGCTCGATCGCTTCAAAATCGCGACAGCAGAAAGTCCACCTGGCAAATGCGCGTCGATAGGCGGAAAAATCTTCTCGATATAAGATGCGCCGATATTTTCCGAAGGGCACGTTGAAGCGTCCAGTCGAGTTGAAGCGGCACAGCCCATTGTAGCCGGTTCGATTCAGATAATAGAAAAGTGCTGCCGCTTCGGCGGACTCCGCCTGCTTCGATTCGATCAAGTGGTTGAATCGCTCGCGATGCGCGTAATAGCGCTCGGCGCGGTTCTCCATGGGGAGTGAGATTCTCAGCCCCCGTTTGAGCCACTTGTAAAAATTGATGTTGTGCGGATTGATGTCGCTGAGGATGGCTCGCGAAGGCCTCAGGCCCAGTACGATAGCCAGGCCGCCGCAGAGCGGCTCTACCAGACGCGGCCGGCCGCATTTATCCCAGAGCTCAAAAATTGTCGGGACCAGCCATCGCTTGCCACCCGCCCATTTGAGCGGTGGACACAACGACTTGGGCGTGGCTTCCGCGATGGACAGGTTCACTTCGTGGGCGGCGGCGCGGGAATCTCCTTCATTCGCGCCGTCGTAGCGTTATCGTACTCGAGATGAAGGGCGCGCACGATCATCCCGTGCATCCGCCACAGGCCAATCACATAGAACAGCTCCAGGATCTGCTCATCCGAAAGATGTTGCTTCAACTCCGCGAAGGTCTCATCTTCAACCAGATTGCGACCGACGAGCTCGTCGGTTGCCTGCATAACGGCGCGCTCGACTAAGGTGAACTTGTCGCTCACAACCCAGCCTTTGATTGCCTGCAACTTTTCTTCAGCAACTCCGACCATCCGAGCCACCTTGAGATGCTGCGAGTACTCGAACCGCGAGTCACCGACGATTCCGGTGCGCAGAATCGCGAGCTCCCGCAGCGGCGCGGGCAGCTTGCGCCCCGGCGCCATCATAGAGCCAAGGGTAGTGCGTGCCTGGAACAAGATATCCGGCACCAGCGCAAAGGTGGTCCAATAATCGCCCGGAGTACCAGTGGCGGTACCAGGTTCCTTGACCGGATCGCGATCGCCGAAGAACTGTTTGTAAAGCTCTTTGATCTCCGGAGATGCCTCCACCAGATTGACTTGCCGCAAGCGTCCCATCGCCGTTCTCCCATCCAATTTTCGCCACCTTGTCTCAAGCACGGCCCAGCCGTCAATGGCGTCCAGGGACGGAAATGCGTAAGGCCGAGGTGTGCCTTAGCGGTCCTTCGGCCGTAGGGGTCGGACGTCTTAAAGGTTCATGCCCCGGACATTCCCAATGTCTATGACAAGTAGGCGGCGCATCTTGTCACGAGCGCCAGCCGGCGAGATAATCGCGACTCGCGGTGGACGCATAGCTCAGCCCGGTTAGAGCACTTGCCTCACATGCCTTTCCGGACCGCCAGCCACACCAATCCGTCACGAAACATTTCAAGAAACCAAAGGTTTTCTAGTCGAGCCCCTGATGGTACGCCAACTCTCCCCAAACGAGCCCACGGCACAGAACCGAAACAGTTGGCGGCATCACAAGCGACCCGTGATCCATCAGGGAGTCAGCGTTCAAGAGGGTGTCAACGCCGGTTAAATGCTGACCCAATGTTGCGGGAGGTCTGGAGTGAAGTGACCCACCTGCGCGCTGCCTGATTAGGGGGGTCTGCCCTGGTAGTCTCCTCGTCAGGTTTCACCCGACACCGGCTTGGCCGTCGTATGCCCGATTACCTCGCGGGTCCGGCCGTTTCCCACCAGCGTGGTTTTGCCGTCCGGGCTGCCGATTGGGGGCGAGATCCTGACCAGCGGCCGTCCCTCCTTAAGCATGGGCATGATGATGGAGTACCAAGCGCGGTTCATCGTGACTTCGCTACACATGCTCGCTCAATGGAGCCAGCAGAAGAGTCCGATTACCGGGATTCAAGTTCCCGGTGGCCCTGCCTAGCGGCAATCGGAATTTACTTGGATTTCTGGTGACTCCGATTCCAGCGACGGTATGGATAGAAAGCGCCCCGCTGGTGGGGGCGCATTGGTCGCGAATCCTCGAAGGAGGTGATTACCAAAGCCGCTGGAAGTTACCAAAGACGTTCTGCGCATACGGGTAGCCACCTACACCGCAGCTGCGCATCTGGCGAACCACGTCATTAGCGGCGGCAGGATGGCCGGTGGCAAGGTCCTGGCGATACACATTCTGCATTCGCGTCGTGTTAGCGCACCCTCCATAACCGTATCCCCCGGCATACGGAGTCCCGTAAGCGGGCGCTACGGGGGCATAGGCGGGCGGGTTAAATCCCGGACGCGGACCGTACGCGTAGTTGGGAGCATAAGCTCGCCGCGCCGCACGGTAATCGTCATAGCGATGGACCGCTGCATCATGGCGCAGAGCGAAATTGTGAACCGCAATGTCGTGACGGACCGCAGCCTGATGATGGGTCCACTCGTTGGCCATCGCCGTCATAGGCATCGCGAGCACCAGCATCGCGGCGCTCGCCAGCGCTATCGGAATCAAGCG contains:
- a CDS encoding Dam family site-specific DNA-(adenine-N6)-methyltransferase, whose amino-acid sequence is MNLSIAEATPKSLCPPLKWAGGKRWLVPTIFELWDKCGRPRLVEPLCGGLAIVLGLRPSRAILSDINPHNINFYKWLKRGLRISLPMENRAERYYAHRERFNHLIESKQAESAEAAALFYYLNRTGYNGLCRFNSTGRFNVPFGKYRRILYREDFSAYRRAFARWTFCCRDFEAIELLDGDFVYADPPYDVQFTRYSQQDFRWDEQVRLARWLMKHRGPVVISNQATERVVELYEALGFQTRILKAPRRISCTGDRTPADEVLAVRNMRI
- a CDS encoding carboxymuconolactone decarboxylase family protein, with translation MGRLRQVNLVEASPEIKELYKQFFGDRDPVKEPGTATGTPGDYWTTFALVPDILFQARTTLGSMMAPGRKLPAPLRELAILRTGIVGDSRFEYSQHLKVARMVGVAEEKLQAIKGWVVSDKFTLVERAVMQATDELVGRNLVEDETFAELKQHLSDEQILELFYVIGLWRMHGMIVRALHLEYDNATTARMKEIPAPPPTK